Proteins encoded in a region of the Enterococcus gilvus ATCC BAA-350 genome:
- a CDS encoding VanZ family protein, which translates to MNSYIFPIKAAIVSFPILALLITAPFLIYYYRKYGQLGKLRSVILYSFVFYLLSAYYLVILPLPSIDTVAQMTGPRYELHLFQSWHNFMNQTVLQINQPSTYLPAMKQSVFLEPVFNIILLFPFGVYCRYYFKLSFWKTIFASFCLSLFFELTQLSGLYFIYPRPYRLFDVNDLLHNTIGGTLGFICAPLFTFFLPTRNELDSESFIKGERVSLLRRLMAMIIDWFVIGLFGSILSLFSPLLPTELNALISYPIVSFTLEVFIYFMVFMYLWNGQTIGKKVVRIKVVEQDRQHIHFLALVKRYSALYLLSYGLLQIFNFTMTHLPTNNHTVFIAYVSFGFMSLGILLLFLFNLLYALIRRKTRLFHDKASHTYTISTLKKEV; encoded by the coding sequence ATGAACAGCTATATCTTTCCAATTAAAGCAGCGATCGTCTCATTTCCGATTTTGGCTTTACTGATCACTGCACCGTTTTTGATTTATTATTATCGAAAGTATGGTCAATTAGGAAAATTACGCAGTGTGATTTTATATTCGTTTGTTTTCTACTTATTATCTGCATATTATTTAGTAATATTGCCTTTACCAAGTATCGATACAGTTGCCCAAATGACTGGTCCGAGGTATGAGTTGCATTTGTTTCAATCTTGGCATAATTTTATGAATCAAACAGTATTGCAAATCAACCAGCCTAGTACTTACTTACCAGCCATGAAGCAAAGTGTTTTTTTAGAGCCAGTCTTTAATATCATCTTACTATTTCCATTTGGTGTCTATTGCAGATACTATTTCAAACTTTCTTTTTGGAAAACAATTTTTGCCAGTTTCTGTCTCTCTTTGTTCTTTGAATTGACGCAATTGAGCGGACTGTATTTTATTTATCCACGTCCGTACCGCTTATTCGATGTGAACGATTTATTGCATAACACAATTGGCGGAACTCTTGGATTTATTTGCGCGCCGCTTTTTACATTTTTCTTGCCGACAAGAAACGAATTGGATTCAGAATCTTTTATAAAGGGCGAACGTGTTTCCTTACTGCGACGATTAATGGCAATGATTATTGATTGGTTTGTGATAGGCTTATTCGGCAGCATATTGAGCCTTTTTTCACCATTGCTTCCGACAGAACTCAATGCGTTAATCAGCTATCCTATCGTCAGCTTTACTTTAGAAGTTTTTATTTATTTTATGGTTTTCATGTACTTATGGAACGGGCAAACAATTGGAAAAAAAGTTGTTCGGATCAAAGTTGTTGAGCAAGATCGACAGCATATCCATTTTTTGGCTTTAGTGAAACGGTATAGTGCGTTGTATCTTCTTTCATACGGATTACTTCAGATTTTTAATTTTACAATGACACATTTGCCAACCAATAACCACACAGTATTTATAGCTTATGTCAGCTTTGGATTCATGAGTTTAGGAATTTTACTTTTATTTCTATTCAACTTATTGTATGCTCTCATAAGAAGAAAAACCCGCCTATTCCATGATAAAGCGAGTCACACCTATACGATTAGTACGTTAAAGAAAGAGGTATAA
- a CDS encoding DEAD/DEAH box helicase yields MRTFESFNFQPFILEAIKDKGFTEPTVVQEKLIPLIKKRKNVVGQSQTGSGKTHTFLLPLMDKIDPAKDEVQIVITAPSRELATQIYQAAIQIAQFSPEEIRVTNFVGGTDKRRQLDKLTGHQPHVAIGTPGRILDMMNEQALKVHTAEYFVVDEADMTLDMGFLAEVDQIAGRLPKHLQMLVFSATIPEKLRPFLLKYMENPVIEEIKSKAVISDTIENWLISTKGQDRNRLIYQLLTIGHPYLAIVFANTKQHVDEISDYLKAQGLKVAKIHGDISPRERKRVMRQVQNLEYQYVVATDLAARGIDIEGVSHVINAEIPQDLDFFIHRVGRTGRNGMSGTAITLYGPSDENDVSLIENLGVTFQPKEIKNGEIVTTYDRNRRKKREKSKDELDPTLIGLVKKKKKKIKPGYKKKIDRAISESNKQKRRVARRQEERGVRKNKKRSNS; encoded by the coding sequence ATGCGAACTTTTGAATCATTCAATTTTCAACCATTTATTCTTGAAGCAATCAAGGATAAAGGTTTTACTGAACCAACTGTTGTTCAAGAAAAGCTCATTCCTTTAATTAAAAAGAGGAAAAATGTCGTTGGTCAGTCACAGACTGGATCAGGTAAAACACACACATTTTTACTGCCGTTGATGGATAAGATCGATCCGGCAAAAGACGAAGTACAGATCGTTATTACTGCGCCCAGTCGCGAATTAGCAACACAAATTTATCAAGCAGCAATTCAAATCGCGCAATTCTCACCAGAAGAAATTCGTGTAACAAACTTTGTTGGTGGAACGGACAAACGTCGTCAACTGGATAAATTGACGGGGCATCAGCCACACGTCGCTATCGGTACGCCAGGGCGAATTCTAGATATGATGAACGAGCAGGCGTTAAAGGTTCACACTGCAGAATATTTTGTCGTCGACGAAGCAGATATGACTCTTGATATGGGCTTTCTGGCAGAGGTTGATCAAATTGCTGGACGTTTGCCTAAACATCTTCAAATGCTTGTCTTTTCAGCGACTATTCCAGAAAAATTGCGTCCTTTCCTATTGAAATATATGGAGAATCCAGTCATTGAAGAGATTAAATCCAAAGCAGTAATTTCGGACACGATCGAAAATTGGCTGATTTCTACGAAAGGTCAAGATAGAAATCGATTGATTTATCAATTGTTAACGATTGGCCATCCATACTTAGCAATTGTTTTCGCGAATACGAAGCAACATGTAGACGAAATCAGCGATTACTTAAAAGCACAAGGGTTGAAAGTTGCTAAGATTCATGGAGATATTTCGCCTCGGGAACGAAAACGTGTCATGCGCCAAGTACAAAATCTTGAGTATCAGTATGTTGTAGCGACAGATTTAGCTGCGCGCGGGATAGATATTGAAGGAGTATCTCATGTCATTAATGCGGAGATTCCACAAGATTTAGATTTCTTCATCCATCGTGTTGGCCGGACTGGAAGAAACGGCATGTCTGGAACAGCGATCACTTTATATGGACCAAGTGATGAAAATGACGTTAGCTTGATCGAAAATCTTGGAGTCACCTTCCAACCAAAAGAAATCAAAAATGGTGAGATTGTAACCACCTATGATCGAAACCGCCGAAAGAAGCGCGAAAAATCTAAAGATGAACTTGATCCAACATTGATTGGTTTGGTAAAGAAAAAGAAGAAAAAAATCAAACCAGGCTACAAGAAAAAAATTGATCGAGCTATTTCAGAATCAAACAAACAAAAACGTCGTGTAGCACGTCGTCAAGAAGAACGTGGCGTACGTAAAAATAAAAAGCGTTCAAATTCATAA
- a CDS encoding GNAT family N-acetyltransferase, which yields MKEYFGALPETQAAAFYLRYQVFVLEQKISPDLEFDLLDTPDRKYLVFFKENIPVGTIRYQKIDALTLNPDRLCVGRDYRKQGLGKKLLKRIEEQAISEGCIHSILSAEVSAQSFYEKLSYRVVSDVFEEDGIPCVKMQKDLVSAN from the coding sequence ATGAAGGAATATTTTGGCGCTTTACCAGAGACACAAGCAGCTGCTTTCTATTTGCGTTATCAAGTGTTTGTTTTAGAGCAAAAAATTTCTCCAGATTTAGAATTTGACCTTCTTGATACACCCGATCGAAAATACCTAGTTTTTTTTAAAGAAAATATTCCTGTTGGGACGATTCGATACCAAAAAATTGATGCGCTTACACTAAATCCTGATCGATTATGTGTCGGTAGAGACTATCGTAAACAAGGATTAGGCAAAAAACTTTTAAAAAGAATCGAAGAACAAGCAATTTCAGAAGGATGTATCCATTCGATTCTTTCAGCAGAAGTTAGCGCACAGTCATTTTATGAAAAATTATCGTATCGTGTAGTATCAGATGTTTTTGAAGAAGACGGTATTCCTTGTGTCAAAATGCAAAAGGACCTTGTATCTGCTAATTAG
- a CDS encoding DUF7278 family profilin-like fold-containing protein, translated as MNLLDQLDWSYWKRLNPKEKRTLLSQVLLHFVSPLMKISDIELKDFELYGIKCQTFQLLIDEEEFVFIPGNKDAILGWNLGTKGLSLLETAPNAQEITIPQELRGKYNFFDVDSLGELINDKTTSLRKVQIPPMFVQRHALPAGTNYLGIYDAVTGSFSGEADQFSSFEEEIKEVLSPNLTPEESLTWSFPNNIVKENRWYIEMIPHSDSYYVFSHEKHTYTSLRKKIRRKNFDLLTEDQWEYINGAGSRRLFRWGNDLNVKDPYRGKNVRKMMACANMFGLFFDTSMERFEITEDPGILKLTNKKNNVGIPIVDFLPLSTYFSNTTTMIHEEVLSPSDYLYRKAILIKI; from the coding sequence ATGAACTTATTAGATCAATTAGACTGGTCCTATTGGAAACGACTGAATCCTAAAGAAAAGCGTACTTTATTGAGTCAGGTTTTGCTTCATTTTGTGAGTCCCCTAATGAAGATTTCAGATATTGAATTAAAAGATTTCGAATTATACGGTATCAAGTGCCAAACTTTTCAATTGCTAATCGACGAAGAAGAGTTTGTTTTCATTCCAGGCAATAAAGACGCTATTTTAGGTTGGAATTTAGGAACAAAAGGATTATCCCTTTTGGAAACAGCCCCAAATGCGCAAGAAATTACGATTCCGCAAGAATTGCGTGGAAAATACAACTTTTTTGACGTGGATTCATTAGGTGAACTGATTAATGATAAAACAACGAGCTTGCGAAAAGTACAAATTCCGCCAATGTTTGTACAGCGTCACGCTTTACCCGCTGGAACCAATTATTTAGGCATTTATGATGCTGTGACGGGAAGCTTTTCTGGTGAAGCAGACCAATTTTCGTCTTTTGAAGAAGAAATCAAAGAAGTTTTATCGCCAAACTTAACGCCAGAAGAAAGTCTGACTTGGTCTTTCCCGAATAATATTGTGAAGGAGAACCGGTGGTATATAGAAATGATTCCTCATTCTGACAGCTATTATGTATTTAGCCATGAAAAACATACCTATACAAGTTTACGAAAAAAAATACGCAGGAAGAATTTTGATTTACTGACAGAAGATCAATGGGAATATATCAACGGTGCTGGTAGTCGACGTTTGTTTCGTTGGGGAAATGATCTGAATGTGAAGGACCCTTATCGTGGAAAAAATGTTCGCAAAATGATGGCATGCGCCAACATGTTTGGACTTTTTTTTGACACTTCAATGGAACGTTTTGAGATCACTGAAGATCCAGGCATATTGAAATTGACCAATAAAAAGAACAATGTTGGTATCCCAATCGTCGATTTTCTACCTTTGTCGACATATTTTAGTAATACAACGACTATGATCCACGAAGAAGTACTCTCGCCGAGCGACTATTTATATCGTAAAGCGATTTTGATTAAGATCTAG
- the alaS gene encoding alanine--tRNA ligase, with translation MKKLTSAEVRQMFLDFFKTKGHMIEPSASLVPVNDPTLLWINSGVATMKKYFDGSVVPENPRIANAQKSIRTNDIENVGKTARHHTMFEMLGNFSIGDYFKVEAIEWAWEFLTSPDWIGFEPDKLYVTVYPEDKEAKRIWLEKVGIPADHVVEIEDNFWDLGAGPSGPDSEIFYDRGEEFNDLAQDDPENYPGGENERYLEIWNLVFSEFNHTPQDTYEPLPHQNIDTGMGLERMVSIIQDAPTNFETDLFLPIISKVEELSGKKYGTDKQMDISFKVISDHIRSLAFAIGDGALPSNEGRGYVLRRLLRRAVMHGKKLGVDQAFLYKLVPVVGEIMVSYYPEVKQQEAFIEKVVRTEEERFHETINDGLTMLNDVLADLKEKNETTLDGKVIFKLYDTFGFPVELTEEVAEDEGLKVDHEGFEVEMQAQKERARAARTTEKSMGVQTALLGDIKVDSQFVGYDHLEVESKLLVILKDNELVSSVKEGEAQVIFAETPFYAEMGGQIADKGVLVDNEGHIIANVIDVQKAPNGQALHTVDVLASLEEGATYFLQVNAAFRNKVIKNHTATHVLHKALKEVLGDHANQAGSLVTDTHLRFDFTHFGQVATDELKEMEKIVNQKIWEAIPVVTIETDIDTAKNMGAMALFGEKYGRDVRVVNIGDWSIELCGGTHVINTEDIGLFKIVSESGIGAGVRRIEALTGKEAYLAFREEEEQLVQVAQIVKSPQIKEVVSKTEQLQQQLRELQKENEQLATKLANQQAGDVFKDVKEINGTSVITAQVSVKDMNQLRQLADQWKQKALSDVLVLGTVQGEKVNLLAAMSPAANEKGLKAGDLIKAIAPKVGGGGGGRPDMAQAGGKNPAGLSDALEEVINWLA, from the coding sequence ATGAAAAAATTAACCAGCGCTGAAGTGCGCCAAATGTTTTTAGATTTTTTTAAAACCAAAGGACATATGATTGAACCGAGTGCATCACTTGTCCCTGTAAATGACCCGACGTTACTATGGATCAATTCAGGTGTCGCTACCATGAAAAAATACTTTGACGGAAGTGTTGTACCCGAAAATCCTCGGATTGCGAATGCACAAAAATCGATTCGGACAAATGATATCGAAAATGTTGGGAAGACTGCCCGTCATCATACGATGTTCGAGATGTTAGGCAATTTTTCTATCGGAGACTATTTTAAGGTCGAAGCAATCGAATGGGCCTGGGAATTCTTAACATCACCAGACTGGATTGGTTTTGAGCCAGACAAACTTTATGTCACTGTCTATCCAGAAGATAAGGAAGCTAAACGTATCTGGTTAGAAAAAGTAGGAATCCCTGCGGATCATGTAGTGGAGATTGAAGACAATTTTTGGGATCTCGGTGCTGGTCCAAGTGGTCCTGACTCAGAAATTTTTTATGATCGTGGAGAAGAATTCAATGATTTAGCCCAAGACGACCCAGAAAATTATCCCGGTGGAGAAAACGAACGTTATTTAGAGATTTGGAACTTGGTATTTTCTGAATTCAATCATACTCCACAAGATACTTATGAACCGTTGCCTCATCAAAACATTGATACTGGTATGGGACTAGAACGGATGGTCTCAATTATTCAAGATGCACCTACGAACTTTGAAACAGATTTATTTCTACCTATCATCAGTAAGGTGGAAGAGCTAAGCGGTAAAAAATATGGTACTGATAAGCAAATGGATATCTCTTTTAAAGTAATTTCGGACCATATTCGCTCATTGGCCTTTGCGATCGGCGATGGTGCATTGCCTTCAAACGAAGGTCGTGGCTACGTGCTTCGCCGTCTGTTGCGTCGTGCGGTGATGCATGGTAAAAAGCTAGGTGTTGATCAGGCTTTCTTATATAAATTAGTACCAGTCGTTGGTGAAATAATGGTTAGCTACTATCCAGAAGTTAAACAGCAAGAAGCGTTTATCGAGAAAGTAGTTCGTACGGAAGAAGAACGTTTCCATGAAACAATTAATGATGGATTGACCATGTTGAATGATGTATTGGCTGACTTAAAAGAGAAAAATGAAACGACTCTAGACGGTAAAGTGATTTTCAAACTATATGATACGTTTGGATTCCCGGTGGAACTGACAGAAGAAGTAGCAGAAGACGAAGGGTTGAAAGTGGACCACGAAGGGTTTGAAGTAGAGATGCAGGCGCAAAAAGAACGCGCGCGTGCTGCTCGTACAACAGAAAAATCAATGGGTGTTCAAACAGCTTTGTTAGGCGATATCAAGGTAGACAGTCAATTTGTTGGCTATGATCATTTAGAGGTTGAAAGTAAATTACTTGTAATTTTAAAAGACAATGAGCTTGTTTCTTCTGTAAAAGAAGGTGAAGCACAAGTAATCTTTGCTGAAACGCCGTTTTATGCTGAAATGGGTGGTCAAATTGCTGACAAAGGTGTGCTTGTTGATAATGAAGGGCATATCATTGCAAACGTAATAGATGTTCAAAAGGCACCGAATGGTCAAGCATTGCACACTGTGGACGTTCTTGCTTCACTAGAAGAAGGAGCAACCTACTTCTTGCAAGTCAATGCGGCATTCCGGAATAAAGTAATCAAAAATCATACGGCTACCCACGTTTTACACAAGGCTTTGAAGGAAGTTTTAGGCGATCATGCAAATCAAGCGGGTTCGTTAGTAACGGATACGCATTTACGTTTTGACTTCACGCATTTCGGACAAGTGGCAACGGATGAATTGAAAGAAATGGAAAAAATTGTAAATCAAAAAATTTGGGAAGCCATTCCTGTTGTGACGATCGAAACTGACATTGATACTGCTAAAAATATGGGGGCAATGGCCTTATTCGGTGAAAAATACGGTCGTGACGTTCGTGTAGTAAATATTGGCGACTGGTCAATTGAATTATGCGGGGGCACACACGTCATCAATACAGAAGATATTGGGCTCTTTAAGATTGTATCTGAATCTGGAATTGGTGCTGGCGTTCGTCGTATTGAAGCTTTAACAGGCAAAGAAGCCTATCTAGCATTCCGTGAAGAAGAAGAACAGTTGGTACAAGTTGCCCAAATCGTGAAGTCTCCTCAAATTAAAGAGGTAGTCAGCAAGACCGAGCAACTCCAACAGCAATTAAGAGAACTTCAAAAGGAAAACGAACAATTGGCGACAAAATTGGCTAATCAACAAGCCGGCGATGTCTTCAAGGATGTTAAGGAAATCAACGGGACTTCCGTAATCACTGCTCAAGTTAGCGTAAAAGACATGAATCAATTGCGTCAATTAGCAGACCAATGGAAACAAAAAGCCTTATCAGATGTTTTAGTACTTGGAACTGTTCAAGGCGAAAAAGTAAACCTATTAGCTGCTATGAGTCCAGCTGCAAATGAAAAGGGATTGAAGGCTGGCGACTTGATTAAAGCAATCGCTCCAAAAGTTGGCGGCGGCGGCGGCGGTCGTCCAGACATGGCCCAAGCGGGCGGTAAGAACCCGGCAGGTTTGTCCGACGCGTTAGAAGAAGTAATCAACTGGCTAGCTTAA
- the cls gene encoding cardiolipin synthase, with amino-acid sequence MGIIEQIIFLIFIANAIGAIITVFRKPRNITTIWAWLLTLIFLPVIGFLIYAFCGRGIDGETMYRFEQEDEKKIKEINEIIQQDNRHVDYNEPEQLYPAATSLVKYFKNLDESPLAIRNEVEFFLDGTEKFEHLFQDLRKAQSSIHVEYYAFFNDRIGNRFMRILEEKAAEGIEVRMIYDPWGSPKTNKKFFETLIQNGGKVTPFITSKNILAKTRLNYHLHRKIVVVDGQIGWTGGFNVGDQYLGESERFGKWRDTHGRIEGTGSFTLQEVFIRDWNASVSNKADRMAYLPEYFMLPQRQIKKGVPMQIVADGPDSSEQIIKDGFVRLILAAEKSVWIQSPYLVPDETMISAILIAVRSGIDVRIMIPNMPDHPFIYRATQYYANYLHQRGVKIYHYADGFIHSKTIVVDDELATFGSTNQDIRSYELNFEVSSFIYDPEIAQLFRKIFEEDMEDCIELTDEMIANQSHWLNFKQRFSRLLSPVL; translated from the coding sequence TTGGGAATTATTGAGCAAATTATCTTTCTTATTTTTATCGCCAATGCTATAGGGGCGATTATCACCGTTTTCCGTAAACCACGGAATATTACTACAATTTGGGCATGGCTTTTGACCTTGATTTTTTTACCGGTCATTGGTTTTTTGATTTACGCTTTTTGTGGGCGAGGAATTGACGGGGAAACGATGTACCGTTTTGAACAAGAGGATGAAAAAAAGATAAAAGAAATCAACGAAATCATCCAGCAAGACAACCGTCACGTGGACTACAACGAGCCCGAACAATTGTATCCAGCAGCAACGTCGCTAGTCAAATACTTTAAAAACTTAGATGAGTCGCCGCTTGCGATTCGAAATGAGGTTGAATTTTTCTTAGATGGTACAGAAAAATTTGAGCACTTGTTTCAGGATTTACGCAAGGCTCAAAGCTCGATCCACGTTGAATACTATGCTTTTTTTAATGATCGAATCGGAAATCGCTTTATGCGTATTTTGGAAGAAAAAGCAGCAGAAGGTATTGAAGTACGAATGATCTATGATCCATGGGGCTCGCCAAAGACAAATAAAAAATTTTTTGAAACGCTGATTCAAAATGGCGGAAAAGTCACACCGTTTATCACCTCTAAAAATATTTTAGCTAAAACTCGCTTAAACTATCACTTGCATCGAAAAATAGTGGTGGTGGACGGACAAATCGGATGGACCGGTGGTTTCAACGTAGGCGATCAATATTTGGGGGAGTCAGAGCGTTTTGGTAAATGGCGGGATACACATGGTCGAATTGAAGGAACGGGGAGCTTCACTTTGCAGGAAGTCTTCATTCGTGACTGGAATGCATCTGTCTCTAATAAAGCAGACCGGATGGCTTATTTGCCGGAGTATTTTATGCTGCCCCAACGCCAAATTAAAAAAGGCGTCCCAATGCAGATTGTAGCAGATGGTCCTGATTCGAGCGAACAGATTATCAAAGATGGCTTTGTTCGCTTAATTTTAGCGGCTGAAAAAAGCGTGTGGATTCAAAGCCCGTACCTTGTACCTGATGAAACGATGATTTCAGCGATTTTAATTGCTGTCCGCTCGGGCATTGATGTTCGAATTATGATTCCTAACATGCCGGATCATCCATTTATTTATCGCGCAACTCAGTATTATGCGAATTATCTGCACCAGCGCGGCGTAAAGATCTACCATTATGCAGATGGATTCATTCATTCTAAAACAATTGTTGTTGATGATGAATTAGCCACTTTTGGTTCAACAAACCAAGATATTCGTAGCTATGAATTAAACTTTGAAGTGAGCAGCTTCATCTATGATCCAGAAATTGCGCAGTTATTTCGCAAAATTTTTGAAGAGGATATGGAAGATTGTATCGAATTAACAGATGAAATGATTGCCAATCAATCTCACTGGTTGAATTTCAAGCAACGTTTCTCTCGCTTACTATCACCCGTTTTATAA
- a CDS encoding ribonuclease HI family protein gives MLKIFTDAATNLERSGGGIVIISDKQKQLAIPMTEKNNHQAELAVILYALNYLVDHQLNDQSVLLYSDSKTAIKILDQGQTKNKLFLPYLSEFNELAPLFPLLILQWIPEAKNKGADNLARQGLRKEL, from the coding sequence ATGTTAAAAATTTTTACCGATGCAGCCACAAATTTAGAAAGAAGCGGCGGCGGCATCGTTATTATTTCTGATAAACAAAAACAGTTGGCAATTCCAATGACAGAAAAAAATAACCATCAGGCTGAGCTTGCTGTCATTCTTTACGCATTGAACTATTTAGTTGATCATCAACTAAATGACCAATCTGTTTTGCTCTATTCAGATAGTAAAACCGCAATAAAAATTTTAGACCAAGGACAAACAAAAAACAAGCTCTTCTTACCATATTTATCAGAGTTTAATGAACTTGCGCCACTTTTTCCATTATTGATTCTTCAATGGATTCCTGAAGCCAAAAATAAAGGGGCGGACAATCTTGCCCGCCAAGGTTTACGTAAAGAGTTATAA
- a CDS encoding EbsA family protein, giving the protein MKKKRYFWQPELSISIIYWSITFIILFYGLILTLEKTHPYLKGNIFIGLFLLFGVVGLHRYLTMDESGIKIRFARVWRRETVLREHIDYLTLCKDGVIIQRKGLSGASFHFAMRKKRRTAFIKDFKAFYPEIEVKEHTES; this is encoded by the coding sequence ATGAAAAAAAAACGCTATTTTTGGCAGCCTGAGCTATCAATTAGCATTATTTATTGGTCAATCACTTTTATCATTCTTTTTTATGGATTAATTTTGACCTTGGAAAAAACGCATCCTTATCTAAAGGGTAATATTTTCATCGGACTGTTTCTTTTATTTGGCGTTGTTGGTCTTCATCGCTATTTAACGATGGACGAATCGGGTATAAAAATTCGCTTTGCCAGAGTCTGGCGTCGTGAGACCGTTCTTAGAGAGCACATCGATTATCTAACTCTTTGTAAAGATGGTGTGATCATCCAACGAAAAGGACTCAGTGGTGCATCTTTTCATTTCGCCATGCGAAAAAAAAGAAGGACAGCATTTATCAAAGACTTTAAAGCATTCTATCCTGAGATCGAGGTAAAAGAACATACTGAAAGCTAA
- a CDS encoding cold-shock protein yields MNKGTVKWFDEKKGYGFITYEENQEVFVHFTAIEDEGIKTLEPGDEVEFVIVEGARGMQAAHVKKK; encoded by the coding sequence ATGAATAAAGGCACTGTAAAATGGTTTGATGAGAAAAAAGGGTATGGATTTATTACCTATGAAGAAAATCAAGAAGTTTTTGTTCACTTCACCGCTATTGAGGATGAGGGAATCAAAACGTTGGAACCTGGAGACGAAGTTGAATTTGTGATTGTAGAAGGTGCTCGCGGAATGCAAGCAGCTCACGTAAAAAAGAAATAA
- a CDS encoding formate--tetrahydrofolate ligase yields the protein MKSDIEISQATTLASITEVAEKINLSFDDLELHGKYKAKIEFDALERMKKNPEGKLILVTSINPTPAGEGKSTVTIGLGDALNKIGKKTVIALREPSLGPVMGIKGGATGGGYAQVLPMEDINLHFTGDMHAITTANNALSALLDNHIHQGNELNIDARRVIWKRVVDLNDRELRHITVGLGGPINGVPREDGFDITVASEIMAILCLSTGIDDLKRRLSNIVVAYTFDREPITVGDLKVEGALALVLKDAIKPNLVQTIYQTPAFVHGGPFANIAHGCNSILATRAALHCGDYVVTEAGFGADLGGEKFLDIKVPSLGKAPDAVVIVATIRALKMHGGVAKTDLSAENLDALKKGFSNLAKHIRNMRKYGLPVVVAINEFISDTDKEIALLKELCQQEDVKVELASVWEKGPDGGIELAETVVETIAKEENNFHSIFSRDHDDLSEKIETIVREIYGGNDVIYSKKAQQQLASFKKYGWDRLPVCMAKTQYSLSDDPSKLGAPIDFDVTIREFVPKIGAGFVVALTGDVMTMPGLPKKPAALNMDVDNDGNAVGLF from the coding sequence ATGAAATCTGATATCGAAATATCTCAAGCAACAACTTTAGCATCAATAACTGAAGTTGCGGAAAAAATCAATTTATCCTTTGATGATCTTGAACTACATGGTAAATATAAAGCAAAAATTGAGTTTGATGCTTTAGAACGGATGAAAAAGAACCCAGAAGGAAAACTAATCCTTGTGACGTCTATCAACCCTACTCCAGCCGGAGAAGGGAAATCAACAGTAACAATTGGTTTAGGAGATGCATTAAATAAAATCGGTAAAAAAACAGTAATTGCATTGCGTGAGCCTTCCTTAGGTCCAGTTATGGGGATCAAAGGGGGAGCGACTGGCGGCGGCTATGCTCAAGTGCTGCCAATGGAAGATATCAATTTGCATTTTACCGGAGATATGCACGCAATCACAACGGCCAATAATGCTTTATCAGCCTTATTGGATAACCATATTCACCAGGGAAATGAATTGAATATCGACGCGCGTCGTGTGATTTGGAAACGTGTCGTCGATCTTAATGACCGTGAGTTACGACACATCACTGTTGGCTTAGGTGGGCCGATCAATGGAGTTCCTCGTGAGGACGGTTTTGACATCACAGTTGCTAGTGAAATCATGGCAATTCTATGTCTTTCCACAGGCATCGATGACTTAAAACGTCGTCTTTCAAATATTGTTGTAGCCTATACATTTGATCGCGAACCGATTACGGTAGGAGACTTAAAAGTCGAAGGAGCTTTGGCGCTTGTTTTAAAGGATGCGATCAAACCCAACCTCGTACAGACAATCTATCAGACACCTGCTTTTGTTCATGGTGGCCCATTCGCTAATATCGCTCATGGATGCAACAGTATTTTAGCGACACGAGCTGCACTACATTGCGGCGATTATGTTGTCACTGAAGCAGGGTTTGGTGCTGATCTTGGTGGTGAAAAATTCCTAGATATCAAAGTTCCAAGTTTAGGGAAAGCTCCAGACGCTGTGGTCATCGTTGCCACAATACGTGCACTGAAAATGCATGGCGGGGTGGCTAAAACAGACTTAAGTGCTGAAAATTTGGATGCATTGAAAAAAGGCTTCAGTAATCTGGCTAAGCATATTCGCAACATGAGAAAGTACGGATTGCCGGTTGTTGTAGCAATCAACGAATTTATCAGTGATACAGATAAAGAGATTGCGCTACTGAAAGAGCTTTGCCAGCAAGAAGATGTTAAGGTTGAGTTAGCAAGCGTATGGGAAAAAGGTCCAGACGGTGGCATCGAATTAGCTGAGACTGTAGTAGAGACTATTGCCAAAGAAGAAAACAACTTTCATTCGATTTTCAGCAGAGACCATGATGATCTTAGCGAGAAAATTGAAACGATTGTACGTGAAATCTATGGCGGAAACGACGTAATCTATAGCAAGAAAGCCCAACAGCAATTAGCCAGCTTTAAGAAATACGGCTGGGACCGTTTGCCAGTATGTATGGCTAAAACACAGTATTCTTTGTCAGACGATCCAAGTAAATTAGGCGCGCCAATCGATTTTGATGTAACGATCAGAGAATTCGTACCTAAAATCGGTGCCGGATTCGTTGTGGCTTTGACAGGTGATGTTATGACAATGCCTGGATTACCAAAAAAACCCGCAGCATTAAATATGGATGTTGACAATGACGGCAATGCCGTTGGCTTATTCTAG